The Dyadobacter subterraneus genome window below encodes:
- a CDS encoding DUF6686 family protein has product MHDSSHSYSSLRILSQSKNGYIGQCSCCDHYNFVFGNVLFIFSEDGLNGFHSVLYDEHQFQTMETALPHGRNHLLPSPIPNFMLSFNDEEVEEIKNLFQETLLALEIDRIFSHKNNE; this is encoded by the coding sequence ATGCACGACTCCTCGCATTCTTATTCGTCATTACGGATTTTAAGTCAGTCAAAAAACGGATATATCGGGCAGTGCAGCTGTTGTGATCATTACAATTTTGTTTTCGGTAACGTGCTTTTCATTTTTTCGGAAGACGGATTGAACGGTTTTCATTCTGTTTTATACGACGAGCATCAGTTTCAGACCATGGAAACTGCTTTGCCACACGGGAGAAATCATCTTTTACCCTCACCGATACCGAATTTCATGTTGTCTTTCAATGATGAAGAAGTGGAAGAAATAAAAAATCTCTTTCAGGAAACATTGCTGGCACTGGAAATCGACCGGATATTTTCTCATAAAAATAATGAATAA
- a CDS encoding cation:dicarboxylate symporter family transporter has translation MKKLFTNLTFWVLTAITAGALLGHYDPETAVKMDVLGKGFISIVKIFINPIIFLTITLGIIGMGDLKKVGKVGAKALLYFEIVTTMALIVGVLVANIIRPGDGVVTANLQKGDISVYANKVHDFSWLKFFLDNVTLQVLLVSLILGTVLSKYSGKDVVIKWLSFASKYVFKALHIVMIFAPIGAFGGMAFTIGKYGIHTLLPLAKLMGTVYMTMAIFIFGVLGLILRTYKISILAYLKYIREELLIVLGTSSSEAALPSIMEKLERMGCSKPVVGLVIPAGYSFNLDGTTIYLSMATIFLAQVFNVHLTIGQILSVIGILMVTSKGAAGVTGSGFVVLASTLTAIKVIPLEGLALLLGVDRFMSEARAITNIIGNGVATIWLANNEKEFDRDKMVLAFANVRETESIITDNLRDVTQQESTKGFD, from the coding sequence TTGAAGAAGCTCTTTACTAACCTTACCTTTTGGGTTCTTACTGCTATCACAGCCGGCGCGCTACTGGGTCATTATGATCCTGAAACGGCTGTCAAAATGGATGTTTTGGGAAAAGGTTTTATTTCAATTGTCAAGATTTTTATCAATCCAATTATTTTCCTGACAATAACGCTGGGAATAATTGGTATGGGCGATTTGAAAAAAGTAGGAAAGGTTGGTGCAAAAGCGCTTCTATATTTTGAAATTGTGACAACGATGGCGCTGATTGTTGGTGTTCTGGTTGCCAATATTATTCGTCCCGGTGATGGCGTAGTCACCGCAAATCTTCAAAAAGGCGATATTTCTGTTTATGCCAATAAAGTCCATGATTTCAGCTGGCTGAAATTCTTTCTGGATAATGTCACTTTGCAGGTACTTCTCGTTTCCCTGATTCTGGGTACGGTTTTGAGCAAATATTCAGGAAAAGATGTGGTTATCAAATGGCTGAGTTTTGCTTCCAAATATGTTTTCAAGGCACTTCATATTGTCATGATTTTTGCTCCGATCGGTGCTTTCGGAGGAATGGCTTTCACCATTGGAAAATATGGAATTCATACACTTTTACCATTGGCAAAACTGATGGGAACGGTTTATATGACCATGGCGATATTTATTTTCGGTGTACTTGGGCTGATCCTGCGAACTTATAAAATCAGCATTCTGGCTTATTTGAAATACATCCGTGAAGAACTTTTGATTGTTCTGGGAACATCGTCTTCCGAAGCGGCATTACCTTCTATTATGGAAAAACTGGAAAGAATGGGCTGCTCCAAACCGGTGGTAGGTCTTGTTATTCCGGCGGGATATTCCTTCAATCTGGATGGAACTACGATCTATCTTTCCATGGCAACGATTTTTCTGGCGCAGGTTTTTAATGTGCATCTGACAATCGGGCAGATACTTTCTGTAATTGGAATTTTGATGGTTACTTCAAAAGGAGCTGCCGGTGTTACCGGAAGCGGTTTTGTTGTACTGGCTTCAACGCTTACGGCAATAAAAGTGATTCCTTTGGAAGGTTTGGCACTTTTACTCGGTGTTGACAGATTTATGTCAGAAGCCCGCGCCATTACCAACATCATCGGAAACGGGGTTGCAACCATCTGGCTCGCCAATAATGAAAAAGAATTTGACCGGGATAAAATGGTTTTGGCTTTTGCGAATGTACGGGAAACGGAAAGTATTATCACTGATAATCTGAGGGATGTGACGCAGCAGGAATCGACAAAGGGATTTGATTAA
- a CDS encoding DUF433 domain-containing protein yields the protein MNYRNYIESDHRIMLGKPVIKGTRLTVELILRKLGEGASTTDLLLMYPHLTNESLQAAMLYKQDLSK from the coding sequence ATGAATTATAGAAATTATATCGAATCCGACCATCGCATTATGCTGGGCAAACCGGTAATAAAAGGAACGCGTCTGACAGTTGAATTAATTTTACGCAAACTGGGTGAAGGAGCTTCAACAACGGATTTATTGTTAATGTATCCTCATTTGACAAATGAAAGTTTACAGGCTGCTATGCTGTATAAACAAGACCTTTCTAAATAA
- a CDS encoding CHAT domain-containing protein translates to MFRQLIFFLVILFFNIEGRAQCRSSQIFFEDLSKITAGNPDSIQQIKLEKWLANWEKCYPVADSTYISGLLQLGMVHRFAGNFEEAIKVTKKVIPLYGKSNKSLKKRDLVKANYRIGVYYNASQLTENAIKYLSEAVRIGKNDKDSKPFTASAYLYLVYAYYVKGDFQKALSYADLGEEIASEIKDFETLAEILQQKAQALSELERNGEAKTEVLKAIKIMQNLPEACYSLANQHRLLGDINRALNEKKEELAEYLLAYKIAEKCEHRNLSDFINAIGFYYYQNNDHNQALKYYQKALDLDKSAYSKGVLLDRMGLAYASKKDYLKSFQYFQQGLKELLPTENLPGITSVPKAKSIRITAQKDYLLSIVQDNADTWLAYGQFSKTDPVKLKIALKNYMLADTMIDFMRWEHTGNVSKLFWRNRTKGMYEHAIETCFLLKDPETAFYFFEKSRAVMLNDQLNELGANQQLSEKDAERERIIRVKITDLQDQLSESKPGSKEYLRFRDDLYNAQEEQQIFVRQLEKANPQYYSYKYDNRVPGLKEVRAKVIPDGQNLISYFVGDSAVYGLSITNKKVNFKKIKLADYQKCVSEFQKLLGGREIQNKQFDHYLSVSNKLYELLLKPFEIKSNRVIISPDGNFLPFESLSFSAEKPDFLVNRYAFSYTYSASFLAKMKRSEEGISSTNAFLGMAPVQFSKKLNQASLPGSEIALEAINKHFFFSKSLTGQDASRRAFMKELSSHSIIQLLTHASADSSEVEPTLYFADSTLTLSELSSSALSKTQLLILSACRTGVGKNQKGEGVFSLARGFAGIGIPSTLTTLWSVENKSIYELTELFYDQMEKGIPLDLALQQAQIEWLKTASKSDQLPYSWAGMVLVGNAEPVEIGFSKEIIYLILGGIAALIIVGILLFRSRNFRYVHRRKRTSLI, encoded by the coding sequence ATGTTCAGGCAACTCATTTTTTTTCTGGTCATTTTATTTTTCAATATAGAGGGAAGAGCACAATGTCGCTCTTCCCAAATTTTTTTTGAGGACCTGTCTAAAATAACAGCAGGAAATCCGGACAGTATCCAGCAGATCAAACTTGAAAAATGGCTGGCAAACTGGGAAAAATGTTATCCGGTTGCAGATTCAACATACATCAGCGGGCTGTTGCAATTGGGTATGGTACATCGTTTCGCCGGGAATTTCGAGGAAGCAATTAAGGTCACAAAAAAAGTTATTCCATTGTATGGAAAATCAAATAAGTCGCTGAAAAAAAGAGATTTGGTTAAAGCGAATTATCGTATCGGCGTTTATTACAACGCTTCCCAATTGACTGAAAATGCGATAAAATATTTGAGTGAAGCGGTAAGAATTGGAAAAAACGATAAGGATTCCAAACCGTTTACAGCAAGTGCATATTTGTATCTGGTTTATGCTTATTACGTAAAAGGTGATTTTCAAAAAGCACTTTCGTATGCTGATCTGGGGGAAGAAATTGCATCTGAAATTAAAGATTTTGAAACACTGGCTGAAATTTTACAGCAAAAAGCGCAGGCATTGTCAGAGCTGGAACGGAACGGGGAAGCAAAAACAGAAGTCTTAAAAGCAATTAAGATTATGCAAAATCTTCCGGAAGCCTGTTATTCCTTAGCAAATCAACATCGTTTGCTTGGTGATATTAACAGGGCACTAAATGAGAAAAAGGAAGAATTAGCTGAATATTTGCTCGCATACAAAATCGCTGAGAAATGTGAACATAGAAATCTGTCTGATTTTATCAATGCGATCGGTTTTTATTATTACCAGAATAACGATCATAACCAGGCGTTAAAATATTACCAAAAAGCGCTGGATTTGGATAAAAGTGCTTACAGTAAAGGTGTTTTGCTGGATAGAATGGGCCTCGCTTATGCATCGAAGAAGGATTATTTGAAGTCATTTCAATATTTTCAACAAGGCTTAAAAGAATTATTGCCTACGGAAAATTTGCCGGGAATTACTTCTGTACCGAAAGCGAAATCAATCCGAATTACTGCGCAGAAAGATTATCTGCTTTCGATTGTTCAGGATAACGCAGATACGTGGCTGGCGTATGGACAATTCTCAAAAACGGATCCTGTAAAACTGAAAATTGCGTTAAAAAATTATATGCTGGCTGATACCATGATTGATTTCATGCGTTGGGAACATACCGGTAATGTGTCAAAACTCTTTTGGCGAAACCGGACAAAAGGAATGTATGAGCATGCAATTGAAACCTGTTTTTTGCTGAAAGATCCTGAAACGGCTTTTTATTTTTTTGAAAAAAGTCGTGCAGTTATGTTGAATGACCAATTAAATGAACTGGGAGCAAATCAGCAGCTTAGTGAAAAGGATGCGGAACGGGAAAGAATAATCCGGGTGAAAATTACAGATTTGCAGGATCAGTTAAGTGAAAGCAAACCGGGATCCAAAGAATATTTGCGCTTTCGGGACGATCTTTATAATGCGCAGGAAGAACAGCAAATATTTGTTCGCCAGCTTGAAAAAGCGAATCCTCAATATTATTCATATAAATACGATAACCGCGTACCGGGACTGAAAGAAGTCCGTGCAAAAGTTATTCCTGACGGACAAAATTTAATTTCTTATTTCGTTGGCGACAGCGCGGTATACGGACTCAGTATCACCAACAAAAAAGTGAATTTCAAAAAGATTAAACTTGCTGATTATCAAAAGTGTGTTTCAGAATTTCAGAAATTATTGGGCGGAAGAGAAATTCAAAATAAGCAGTTTGATCATTATTTAAGTGTATCAAACAAGTTATATGAATTGTTGTTAAAACCTTTTGAAATAAAATCAAATCGTGTGATTATCTCACCAGACGGTAATTTTCTGCCTTTTGAAAGTTTAAGTTTTTCAGCTGAAAAACCTGATTTTCTGGTTAACCGATACGCTTTTAGTTATACTTATTCCGCCAGCTTTTTGGCGAAAATGAAACGGTCGGAAGAAGGAATATCCTCAACAAATGCATTTCTCGGAATGGCTCCCGTTCAGTTTTCTAAAAAACTTAATCAGGCTTCTTTGCCCGGCTCGGAAATTGCTTTGGAAGCAATTAATAAACATTTCTTTTTTTCGAAAAGTCTTACCGGTCAAGACGCATCGCGCAGGGCTTTCATGAAAGAATTATCGTCACACAGCATCATTCAATTACTTACACACGCAAGTGCAGACAGTTCTGAAGTTGAACCTACTTTATATTTTGCTGATTCAACGCTGACACTTTCAGAACTTTCATCGTCAGCATTATCCAAAACACAATTACTTATTTTATCGGCATGCCGAACCGGAGTTGGAAAAAACCAAAAAGGGGAAGGTGTTTTTAGTCTGGCCAGAGGATTTGCAGGTATCGGAATTCCATCTACTTTGACAACGCTTTGGAGTGTTGAAAATAAGTCAATTTACGAGCTGACAGAATTATTTTATGATCAAATGGAAAAGGGAATTCCGTTAGATCTGGCCTTACAGCAAGCGCAAATTGAATGGTTAAAAACAGCTTCAAAAAGTGATCAATTGCCTTATTCCTGGGCGGGAATGGTATTGGTTGGAAATGCGGAACCGGTTGAAATAGGGTTTTCGAAGGAGATAATTTATTTGATTTTGGGAGGAATTGCAGCACTAATTATAGTTGGAATTCTTCTTTTTCGATCACGAAATTTTAGATACGTTCATCGGCGTAAAAGAACAAGTCTTATTTAG